A segment of the Daphnia pulex isolate KAP4 chromosome 10, ASM2113471v1 genome:
ATTGTGGATCTTGCGGGGCTGCCTCCTGGCCGTCATCCTAACCTTTGGTTTGAAATCCTTCCGCCGGAATCTGGATTGGCAAGACGAGGGTCGGCTATTCCTGTCCGGATTGGCCGTTTGTCCGCTCAACGCCAAAGTTCACTACAACATTGGCAAAAATGCGGCGGATCGGGGATTGAGAGACGTGGCCATCGATCGCTACGAAAAGGCCCTGGAACTGAATCCGGACTACGACCAGGCCATGAACAATTTGGCCAATTTGCTCAAAGATTTGGGCCGTTTTCAGTCAGCTGAGGATTGGCTTGTCAAAGCTATTAGTGTTAGACCCGATTTCGCTGCCGCATGGATGAACCTGGGCATCGTCCAGGCACTTCTTCGTAAGCACAAAGAGGCCCGCGTGAGTTACTTGACGGCCTTGAGTCATCGTCGAAAGTATCCCGACTGCTATTACAACCTGGGAAACCTCGTAAGTTCTAAtgtatttcattcaaatttgatgTTAATtactaaattcaatttttaaaagtatttgGAGCTGGGACAATTCCGGGAAGCGGAAGAAGCCTTCAGGAACGCAACTTTGTTGCAGCCAACCCACGTCCTGGCCTGGACCAATCTCATCGTTATGTTGGACAATACAGGTaaacttttaataatttaacattttaattcaatttaactAATCTTGGTTAACAAATCAGGTCAATCGCAACGATCGGAATCTACGGCGCTGGAAGCCCTGGCCATTCTACCCAACGAAGCCAATTTGCATTTCAGTCTGGCCGGAATTTTAGGCAAGCAGAGTCAATTTAAAGCGTCCGAGCTCCACTTCCTGTCGGCCATTCGACTCAATCCGCACAGTCCCATCTACCACACCAATCTAGGTGTGCTCTATCACCGATGGAAAAAATTCCAGCTGGCCGAGCAGTCGTACCAGCGAGCCCTGTCACTGGACCCCCAATGGAAAAGTGCGACGGAAAATCTCAAATTGCTGCAAAAGGCGAAAcagaatcaattttaaaatgatctcTCTTGCTTTTATGTTTAACTCCTCTCAATCTCTTATTTCCCAGTGTCTTTTTGTCTTTGGAATTTTTGGGGCTTAAACGGTAGCTAGTCCTAATCTTAATTGGCGAGCTTAACTAACACGAAATGGAATACAACCGcaatcttttgtttgttttcagtgactggctttttattttctcttacCAGAGGCGTAATCCCGATAGAAATCGGCTTGTTCAAGTGTGATAGAAGGCGGGACTTTGGCCAGGGCTTGTTCGAAATGTCGCTGGAGGATTTCAAAGGCAGATAAATCTTCTTCCAGGGCTCCCAGTGCGGCCTGATAATTCcgcaaaagttgtttttattattcaagaaCATTTAAGGTTAAAAGTTTTGTCACCTCTTTGGTCAGGGATTCTAAATCAGCTCCTGAAAAGAGTTCCGTTCTTTCCGCCAGGATTTTCAGGTCGACCTCCTTCAACGGCATCTTCCGGCAGAGTGACTGAAGGACGGCCAATCGTGCAGTTTCGTCTGGATGTGGGATGTGAACCAGCGAGTCGAAACGACCTGGACGAAGTAGAGCCCCGTCGATTTTGTCGGGTCGATTGGTGGCGCCAACTACCACGACTCCTTGGCTGGATGAAATGCCGTCCATTTCTTGAAGCAGGGCCGCCACCACACCCAGTTGGGCTGTCCGGCCGTGATTGGCGTTGGTACGTCCACCAACCATTGCGTCTACAAAATCaccaaattaaaatattttcaataatattcCGAGGGATTGATTAAGTTACCTAATTCGTCTAGGAATAGGATAGCCGGAACTGCCTGGCGGGCTCGCCGGAAGAGATCCGAGACCATTTTCTCCGAGTCTCCGACGAACGGAGAAAAGAGTTCGGCGGCTGAAATAGACAGAAAGGAAGCCGTGCACGAAGTGGCTGCCGCTCTGACCAGGAGCGATTTTCCACAGCCTGGAGGGCCGTAAATTAAAACGCCTTTCGGCCGGGGCACATTGAGCCTCTCAAAAGCTTCAGGGTGTTTCAGCGGCCATTCAACACTGCGGCGGATGTACATACGGGCCTCTTCCAATCCTCCGACTTCATCCCAGCTGACTCGACGGAACTgtgcaaaatcaaaaaattaattttcaaataattttttacggAGATAAACGTCAAAGTTATTACCTCGCCACTTCCGGTACTTTCTCTCATAGCGGATGGCCTAACACGACCAATAGCTGCCTTCCACTCTTTGAGTGTCAATAGGCATCGATCCTGTCCCGAAAATTAGTTGGTCATCAGCTTCGTCTGgagtaaattattattacaaaattacCAGTGAAAGATAGAGGGCTTCACGacacaaaagatttaaatctGCGCCAACGTAGCCGGGGGTCATTTCAGCCACTTGTTTCACATCTTCCAAGTCTGTGtacaattcaatttcttcgcagATGGCTTTAATGATCTCTTCCCGTTGATGGCAATTGGGGGCATACAAATGGAccttttaaatcaaatcaaaattagaCGAAAGCAAATTAGGAATCACAATTAAATTTACTTCTCTGTCGAGTCTGCCTGGCCGACGAAGAGAAGGATCGACATCTTCCAACCTGTTGGTGGCCGCCATGATGGTCAAGTTGCGGTTAGTATGAACGTCGTCAATCAAGCCCGTTAGGCAAGTAATCAGACGATTTGTGTGGGTTTGACCACCTCGTTTAGGGCAAATGGAATCCACGCCGTCCAGAAATAGAACTGTGGGACTCGACACGCTTAAAGTTTccttgaaaatgtttctcaATTTGTCTTCGCTGCCTCCTGGATCGGATGACGAGAGATCCGAGCAAGTGACTGGGATGAGAAACAGGCCGTTTTCAGCGCAGAGTTGCTGGACGATTGAACTTTTCCCGCAGCCCGGTGGACCGTGTAAAAGAATTCCTCTAGGCGCGCAAAGTTGAGCAAACACTTGGGGATGCTGTAGAGGATACACCACTAGTTCTTTCAATTTGTTGTAGGCTTCATCTACTCCTCCCATTCTTGTCGTTTGGACTCGTTCTTGAATTTTCATCCATTTCTCTGTGATGATGTTTTCAATCTTGACTTGGGTTTTGGCAGACACTGTCAGAGCTCCACCGTCAGGTTTCGTTTCCAGGACCAAAATTTTCTCTACATTCCCTGCGGAAAAGTATTTGCCAACAGTGATTGACGAAAGCGGGGTGATGATCTTGTTTGAAAGAAGACTCTTGATCAACAGGGGCAACTTGcattgtttcaaatggttgaCACTTTGAAAACTATCAGTTACGATAGTTACAGTTATACTTGTTGCCGGTTTCAGTGACAATTTTGAAACACTGAAATCCCTCGTCACTACTGGATGAGTGATGAGAAACTTTCTACGTTCACTGTAAATTTGAACGGTATTTTCAACAACTgcatcatttttcaaatcagtCCTAGGGAAGAGCTTGCAAATGAAGGTTCCCTTGTTTGTCGTCACTTTCACTGGGCATCCAACTTGACAATTTAAAGTTACAAATTCCGCAACAGGAAGACAGCACTTTTGACTGCCAATCTCTGAACCAATAACGACAGTATTCATTTTTACTCTTGATTTTTGCAGATATTTTCGTTTCGGGGCATGCTGTCactgttattttgatttgagatACGGCGTTGCCAAAGACGCtaaacaagatgaaaaattaaagaaaaattttacaaatgtcATTAGTTATTTGATTCaagttcaattttattttatccctttttttctgtaccaTTTCAGAGAAATTGTagcattttttacaaaatttaatttcgcCATGTTGCAATTTGAGACTCAAGTTCTAGCAGACGAATTGTTACACTCAAACTCAAACCGCGTGTTGGTTGGGAGACGTGTCTGTCTAAAATCCTAACAAGTTATCCAAACTTGTTAAATATTACTTTGTGTGACATTTCGTACCTTAATATACTGTTAACAGAATGAGCGTCAGAATTACGTAAGTGAAGAAATTACAAgtattttttcgtaaaattgattatcatcTGTTAATTGCAGGAAACCCAAGACCCACCGCGGTAAGCGGATGCTGGCAAAACGAGAGCCAAAAATCGTTGAATTGGCTAAACAAGCTTTGATGCTTCGTGGTTCTACTGCCAGCGTCACATCCCTTCAATTTGTCAAAGATTTGGTACTATTGCTACAAGCTTATAAGCTTTTGGGTTGTATGTTTTCTAACATTTCGTTCTACTTCAGTATGCCATCAAACGGATGCAATCAACATACTTTGGTCAGAAACACCCTTACAATCCATTTGAAGATGTTAAACCGATAGAAGAACTGACTCAGAAATATGACCATTCTTTATTTGCATTCTGCTCAGACAACAAAAAGAGGCCCAACAATGTTATTCTGGGTACAATTTGATctctaaattttgtttgaatttatgGCCTAAACTAAAAGTCATCTAAATTTTCAGGAAGAATGTTTGACCACCAGTTGCTCGACATGATTGAATTTGGTGTGGAACAGTTCAAATCCTTGACTGCAATTCGCAACGCCAAAGTGATGGATGGTAACAAGCCTTGCCTGATCTTCTCTGGTGATGTCTGGCACCAAAACGAAGAGTATTCCAAATGCAAATCTTTGCTCATCGACTTTTTCCGTGGAGAAGTAGTGGAACAAGTTCGTCTTGCTGGTTTCGAACATGCTCTTTCTTTCACGGCTGTTGACGGCAAGATTTTCCTCCGCAGTTACAagtatttttctatatttttcatttcatttttgagatTGTAATAATCAAGTTTTTATAAAAGGATTTTGATGACCAAAAGTGGAACTAAAACTCCTCATATTGAATTGGAAGAAATCGGACCTTCGGCCGACTTGGTCATCAGAAGAACCAAATTGGCCTCAGCTGATCTATTCAAACGGGCGTGTCGCACACCAAGCGCTGCCAAGGTAATTTTTCTATTGGCTacttccatttcaaatttactGAATAGTATTATTTGCTTTTAAACAGCCCAAGAAAGTCAAGAACATGTCCAAGGACGTTTTCGGTTCGAAACTCGGCCGCATTCACATGCCACGTCAAGATTACAGAAAGTTGCAAGTTAAACGCGGAAGAGCTCTGCGGACTGAAAAGTCACCCAAAAAAGCATCAAAACTTTCCAAGAAGTGAACGGTTGAAATTAATAAAGACTTTGACAAACACGACTCGTATGTACTGTGCACGATTTAAATTATCAGGCTTATTAGGTACCTCCATTTAGTGTTTTTCTCTCCTGTGGACCTGTGGTTACTCTATtggtaatattattttaagcatttttgaattaactttaatttttccaGTATCGATGGATTTGCTGGATCGGTTAGaatttgagaaagaaaaggaactaAACAAATTTAACTGGGAATTGGTCGACTCCGCTTCTAGCACTTAAAGGCTTATGGTTTAGTGTTAAATGAATAATCACATCTTAGCTTTGCCAGAGGTATCACCActattttgaattaaaactaCAAGAATTTATCTCCCCACAAAAACTAGGTAAAATGGAAATGCCGAATtgtgtatttttaattactcgtcatttcaatttattgACATATGCCTGtaatgtaattattttgatcggTAGTGGGAAAAGCAGCTACTTGCAATGTGGGAGTAATGGATTTCAAGCAGAAGCTTCGATGACGGTGTTGATGCCTTGCATGGTGGATGTCCAGGCTTGTTTGGCTTCCGGAGTGAAGGCGGAGCCGAGAGTGGCAGCCAAAAATACCAGCAACACGGTGGCCATGTTCTACAATTCATTGGATAAGTAATCTAAATTTTCTCAACTACTTTGTATAAGATACTCACGTCGAAATGGGCTCGAGTTGTTCCGCGCTGTTTATGCTGGTTGGCCAGATCAACCAATTTGCCATTGAGAGCATCCGGATTGCCCAAAGAGTCGATGATTTCCGACAATTTGGTGACGACATTGACTGACAAGGTCTGAATTGGCCGAAATCACatttagattttgtttaatttacaGGTTGCAAAGTGTTTTGGACTTACTATGAGAGCAGCGTTGCTCAACAGTTGGCCGGATGGAACATTGGCGATGGTGGGGAACATGGCTTGGTATTCCGGATGAGCAGTCAACAGTCTTCCAAGTGGATTAGTCACACATGGTTAGTatctttcaattatttatagtAAAAATTTAAGATACTTACGCCACGTAGAATTGGGGAGCAAAAGTGCTGATGTCCGATTTAATGACGGCCCAGGTGCTTTGAACGGCAGCAACGTTGACTGAGTTGAGGACGTCCATTGTACTGGTGATGCGACTTTTAGGAAACAATTACAGTTGAATTCAACTTGAAAGAATTGTCGGTTATCTTGCTCACCGGTTagtttgctgctgttggagaTTTGACAGTTGACTGATTGTCTAAGCGATGGGGAAGCCCGTCTTTTATAGGCccacaatagatgggttgggGGGGATTCCCTCCTCTGTTCCTTTTGTAAAAAGGGACGACGTGTGAAAGAAACGCGCATCCAGTCACGTAGACATATGGAAAATAATACGCCAAAGAGAAGCCACTTGAGTGATTGACTGTCCTACCACTCAGCAGCCATGTGACAGATGCCACGTTCAAACTGGGAATTGAGTGGCGTCCGTTTTCCTTCAAATGTCAACTTAGTTTTGTTTGTGGATTTCGACATGATGCGTCCATCAGGGTTAGCGGTGAGTGGATGGGTTTTTACCAAGCACACAGCACCTTTTGCTGCCTAAAACTCCGTCTCGAGATGATCAAGTTCAATGTGAGCAACAACCGGCGGATTTTGTCGATATGAAATTCCAACTGAATTCAACGCGGAGGTACTGGAAAGTAGATTTTCCTAAACTATTAGAATAAGTTTATATGttggaaaaaggaagaatggaaaaaagtaAGATCTTTTTTAACGAATAATTACTTACGATTTGCTATTAAACATAAGGTCGAATACCGCAGTGGTTAGCAATCTGATTTGCTACAACATGCGTCGATGGTTCAAACCTCGGCAAAGTCTAAAAACTTTCTACGCGTAAAAAAAGCATGTtaattaaaaacttaaatttccACCACTGTGTAGGCCATTAATAAAATCCATTCCTCCGTGC
Coding sequences within it:
- the LOC124205433 gene encoding spermatogenesis-associated protein 5-like protein 1 produces the protein MNTVVIGSEIGSQKCCLPVAEFVTLNCQVGCPVKVTTNKGTFICKLFPRTDLKNDAVVENTVQIYSERRKFLITHPVVTRDFSVSKLSLKPATSITVTIVTDSFQSVNHLKQCKLPLLIKSLLSNKIITPLSSITVGKYFSAGNVEKILVLETKPDGGALTVSAKTQVKIENIITEKWMKIQERVQTTRMGGVDEAYNKLKELVVYPLQHPQVFAQLCAPRGILLHGPPGCGKSSIVQQLCAENGLFLIPVTCSDLSSSDPGGSEDKLRNIFKETLSVSSPTVLFLDGVDSICPKRGGQTHTNRLITCLTGLIDDVHTNRNLTIMAATNRLEDVDPSLRRPGRLDREVHLYAPNCHQREEIIKAICEEIELYTDLEDVKQVAEMTPGYVGADLNLLCREALYLSLDRCLLTLKEWKAAIGRVRPSAMRESTGSGEFRRVSWDEVGGLEEARMYIRRSVEWPLKHPEAFERLNVPRPKGVLIYGPPGCGKSLLVRAAATSCTASFLSISAAELFSPFVGDSEKMVSDLFRRARQAVPAILFLDELDAMVGGRTNANHGRTAQLGVVAALLQEMDGISSSQGVVVVGATNRPDKIDGALLRPGRFDSLVHIPHPDETARLAVLQSLCRKMPLKEVDLKILAERTELFSGADLESLTKEAALGALEEDLSAFEILQRHFEQALAKVPPSITLEQADFYRDYASGKRK
- the LOC124205436 gene encoding ribosome production factor 2 homolog, which produces MSVRITKPKTHRGKRMLAKREPKIVELAKQALMLRGSTASVTSLQFVKDLYAIKRMQSTYFGQKHPYNPFEDVKPIEELTQKYDHSLFAFCSDNKKRPNNVILGRMFDHQLLDMIEFGVEQFKSLTAIRNAKVMDGNKPCLIFSGDVWHQNEEYSKCKSLLIDFFRGEVVEQVRLAGFEHALSFTAVDGKIFLRSYKILMTKSGTKTPHIELEEIGPSADLVIRRTKLASADLFKRACRTPSAAKPKKVKNMSKDVFGSKLGRIHMPRQDYRKLQVKRGRALRTEKSPKKASKLSKK